The sequence below is a genomic window from Mycobacteriales bacterium.
AGCCGCGGGAGCAGGTGTGGTCGGCCAGCCCGGGCAGCAGCTCCACGAGGCGGTCCACGAAGCCGGGCAGCACGTTCGACGGGTGCTCCTCGAGCTCGCCGAGGTCCACCACGAACCGGATCGCCGGGTCGTACGACCAGTAGTTCGGGCCGCGGTACACGCGGCGTTCGAGGACCTCGACCCTCATGGCGTCCCTCCCGGCTCGACCTGTTCGCGCGGCCGTACCTGGGGCGCCGCGAGCGACGGCTCCCACACCGCGTACCTGCTGGTGCTCGTGGTCGACACGGCGGCGTGGCTGCCGTCCGCGCGGACCGAGAGCATGTGGAACGGCACGTCGCCGTCGCCCATGCCGGGGTCCGGCAGGTCGCGCAGCACCGCCGCGACCGCCTCGAACGCCGTGGCGCCCCGGCGCATCGCCTCGACCGCGCCGCGCGCGGCGCCGCTGCGGATCGCCAGCTCGCCCCAGCCGGTGCAGGTGGCGGCGCCGGCGCGCGCGTCGGCGTAGTTGCCGGCGCCGATGCAGCCGGTGTCGCCGGTGCGGCCGGGGTACTTCCACGCCCACCCGCTGGTGCTGACGGCGGAGGCGAGGCGGCCGTCGGCGTCGATCGCGATGACGTTGACGGTGCCGGTGACGTGCTCGGGGTCGAGCACGAGCGTCCGCACGCCCTCGGCGAGCGGCCCGTCGAGGTCCACCGCGTACGTCTCCACGCCGTGACGCCAGATGCGTTCGGCCTCGTCGGTGAGCAACGGCTCCTCCGCGAGGCCGATCTCGCGCGCGAACCGGTCGGCGCCCGCGCCGGCGAGCATGACGTGGGGGAGGCGTTCCATGACGGCGCGGGCCAGCGTCAACGGGTGCCGCGTGGTGCGGACGCCGACGACGGCGCCGGCCGCGCGCGTCCCCCCGTCCATCACCGACGCGTCGAGCTCGACGTCGCCGACGATGTTCGGGAAGCCGCCGTAGCCGACGGTGTGGTCGGCGGCGTTCGCCTCGACGGCGCGGACGACGGCCTCGACGGCGTCGAGCGCGGACGCCCCGGCCAGCAGCAGGTCGCGACCCGCCGCCATGCCGACGTCGGCGTTGGCGCTCGCGAGGAGCAGCGTCATTCGCCGCGCTCGCGCGCGAGGGTGCCGTCGGGCGCCTCGGTGATGATGGGCGTGCGGGTGCTCAGCTCGAACGCGTAGCCGCTCGGCAGGACGTGGACCTGCGCGCCGGTCAGCGCGATCGGGCCGTCGCCGTCGGCGGGTACGCGCACGCTCGTCGCGCGCCCGGCGTCGACCACCGTCACGGTGCCGGAGCCGATCACCTCGAACCGCTGGTCGCTCACCACCACGGCGGTGTCCTCGTCGATGCCGAGGCCGAGCTCGTGCGGGTA
It includes:
- a CDS encoding isoaspartyl peptidase/L-asparaginase, producing the protein MTLLLASANADVGMAAGRDLLLAGASALDAVEAVVRAVEANAADHTVGYGGFPNIVGDVELDASVMDGGTRAAGAVVGVRTTRHPLTLARAVMERLPHVMLAGAGADRFAREIGLAEEPLLTDEAERIWRHGVETYAVDLDGPLAEGVRTLVLDPEHVTGTVNVIAIDADGRLASAVSTSGWAWKYPGRTGDTGCIGAGNYADARAGAATCTGWGELAIRSGAARGAVEAMRRGATAFEAVAAVLRDLPDPGMGDGDVPFHMLSVRADGSHAAVSTTSTSRYAVWEPSLAAPQVRPREQVEPGGTP